The candidate division Zixibacteria bacterium HGW-Zixibacteria-1 nucleotide sequence CCTGTCGCTCGATTCCCTCTGGATCGATGCCCTTGTTCTGAAAGGCGATCTCGCCGCCGCACGGGGAGAGACCGACAACGCCATCGCCATTTATCAAAAAGTCGTCGATATGGATCAGTACGCTTCCGATGCCGTCGGCGGACTGGCCCTGCAGGAGCTTCTTCGCGGAGATAATCCCCTGATTGCGATTAATCGGGCCATGAAAGCTATCTCGTATGACGGCGGCAACGCCTGGCACCGCAATACTCTCGGTCGAGCCTACTTCGCGCAAAATAAATATAAGCTCGCTTTCAACAGCTTTAAAGTGGCGCTGGAACTCGACCCCGAGAATCCCCTGATAAATTATTACGCCGGTCTCAACATGGTAAAGATGGACACCATGAAATTCGAAGCCAAATTGCACCTTCAGAAAGCCATCAAAGACGGAATCCCGAAGGACCTTGAAAATGAGGCCAAAAAAGCCCTCAAAGGACTGTAAGATTCTCAAATAAAAAAACGCGCGGGGAGTGTCTAATTCCCCGCCCGTTTTATTTTCTGCAAAGTTAAATCAACCTTTACCCGCCGAACCGAACAGCATCATTTTTTCCTTAATGATTTCCTTAACAGTGTCGCGCGCGGGGCCGAGAACTTTTCTCGGGTCGATATTTTTCTTATTGGTCGCCAGCAGTTCCCTGACCGTTCCCAGCCAGCCGAGGCGAAGATCGGTGTCGATATTTATCTTGTTTATACCGAGCTTGATCGCTTCCTTGTATGCCTCGTCGGGAACACCTTTGGCGCCGGGCAGTTCCGCGCCGTATTTCTGAGCCTTTTCGACCAGGGCCGGGCTGACACCGCTAGCGCCGTGCAGAACCAGGGGGATACCGGTTTTCTTCTTGATCTCTTCGATCCGCTCAAAAGCCAGTTTGGCTTCGGCTTTGAACTTATAAGCGCCGTGACTAGTCCCGACCGCCACCGCCAGAGCATCGCACATCGTTCTCTCGACAAACTCCATAGCCTGTTTCGGATCGGTCAGAAAAGCGTCGCGTTCATCGACGTTGATGCCGTCTTCGATACCGCCCAGCCGTCCCAGTTCCGCTTCGACCGCGATGTTTTTGGGATGCGCCATTTTTACGACTTCTTTGGTGATGCGGATATTCTCTTCGAAATCTTCATGTGAAGCGTCAATCATTACGGATGTAAAACCGGCATTGATACACTTTTCGGCATCCTCGATATTCTCGCCGTGATCAAGGTGCAGCGCAATCGGAACCGACACCAGCCTGGCGCCGGTTTTTACAAGGTCAATCAGATAATCATACCCGCCGTATTTCAGCGCCGACGTGGATGCGGCCAGAATTGCGGGCGATTTCAACTCCTGGGCGGCTTCCATAACCGCCTGGACAAATTCCATATTATTGACATTAAACTGCCCGATGGCATATCTCTGCTTATTGGCAGGCTTATACATCTCTATTAGTGATATCAGCGGCATATTAAAAACTCCTTTCCGCTTTCATAATTTATCGGGGAAATTAAACATTTTATCACAATAATCAAGACCATTTTAACAAGATATACGCCCTCCGCCCCTCTTTCATTGATTCACAACGAATTATAACCTGTCCTAATTGGTAATACCTGAACCGGCCGTTATTTTTCCTGGACTTCGCCCGTCATCGGAACAAACCGAACCGGAATGATATTCGTCTTAATGATCTTGTCTTCATCTTTGGTAATCAGCATCAGTTCCTGACTGTAGTCGCCGACCGGAATAACCATCCGTCCGCCGACCTTAAGCTGGTCGATTAGCGGCTGAGGAATTTTGGGCGCCGCCGCCGTAACAATAATGCCGTCAAACGGGGCCGCTTCAGGCCAGCCCAGATAGCCGTCACCGGCACGAATATTGACCGAAGTGTAGCCGAGTGAATCAAGAAGTGAGTCGGCGTGCCGGGCCAATTTGGAGATGATCTCAATACTGTAAACCGAATCCGAAATTTCCGCCAGCACCGCCGCCTGGTATCCGGAACCGGTCCCTATTTCCAGGACCTTCGATGTTGAGTCGATTCGGAGCAGTTCGGTCATGATGGCCACTATAAACGGCTGGGAGATGGTCTGCCCCTGGCCGATCGACAGCGGCCCGTCATGATACGCCTGGGAGCGATAATCTTCCGGCACGAACAGGTGCCGGGGGACCTTTCGCATCGCCTCCAGAACATCTTTGTCGGTAATGTCGCGGCGAATGATC carries:
- a CDS encoding protein-L-isoaspartate O-methyltransferase; this translates as MMILFSCSGQSESGGNESQYARLRQQMVDQQIIRRDITDKDVLEAMRKVPRHLFVPEDYRSQAYHDGPLSIGQGQTISQPFIVAIMTELLRIDSTSKVLEIGTGSGYQAAVLAEISDSVYSIEIISKLARHADSLLDSLGYTSVNIRAGDGYLGWPEAAPFDGIIVTAAAPKIPQPLIDQLKVGGRMVIPVGDYSQELMLITKDEDKIIKTNIIPVRFVPMTGEVQEK
- the fba gene encoding fructose-1,6-bisphosphate aldolase, class II, yielding MPLISLIEMYKPANKQRYAIGQFNVNNMEFVQAVMEAAQELKSPAILAASTSALKYGGYDYLIDLVKTGARLVSVPIALHLDHGENIEDAEKCINAGFTSVMIDASHEDFEENIRITKEVVKMAHPKNIAVEAELGRLGGIEDGINVDERDAFLTDPKQAMEFVERTMCDALAVAVGTSHGAYKFKAEAKLAFERIEEIKKKTGIPLVLHGASGVSPALVEKAQKYGAELPGAKGVPDEAYKEAIKLGINKINIDTDLRLGWLGTVRELLATNKKNIDPRKVLGPARDTVKEIIKEKMMLFGSAGKG